From one Microlunatus sp. Gsoil 973 genomic stretch:
- a CDS encoding ComF family protein, translating to MGPAERLGHWISVAGDLLLGAVCPGCGRAGVGLCPGCRAALAAPAPRRARPSPTPPGFPPTVTGGPYDDLMRNLISAHKERQAWLLSSDLGRRLARAVAALLRDVGAGPVYLVPIPSSAAAVRSRGRDATAALAVAAARRLATQRSESVRMVRLLRPVRRLADQSDLTASQRQANLAGAYAVRRPARPRFPGTLVVVDDLVTTGSSLAEATRALTAAGLDVAGAAVLASTVRRHHPPASSAHPVRPDAARGV from the coding sequence ATGGGACCAGCAGAACGACTCGGGCACTGGATCTCCGTTGCGGGTGACCTGCTGCTGGGTGCGGTGTGCCCCGGGTGTGGACGTGCCGGCGTCGGGCTGTGCCCGGGATGCCGGGCCGCACTGGCTGCGCCCGCACCGCGGCGTGCCCGGCCGAGCCCAACTCCTCCGGGGTTCCCGCCGACCGTCACCGGTGGACCGTACGACGACCTGATGCGGAACCTGATCTCCGCGCACAAGGAACGCCAGGCGTGGTTGCTCAGCTCGGACCTCGGTCGGCGGTTGGCGCGGGCCGTCGCCGCGCTGCTGCGGGACGTCGGTGCCGGGCCGGTCTACCTGGTCCCGATACCGTCGTCGGCCGCGGCGGTGCGATCCCGCGGACGGGACGCGACGGCGGCCCTTGCCGTGGCCGCGGCGCGCCGACTCGCCACGCAGCGATCGGAGAGCGTACGCATGGTCCGTTTGCTCCGACCTGTCCGCCGGCTGGCCGACCAGTCCGATCTGACCGCGTCGCAACGGCAGGCCAACCTTGCCGGCGCCTACGCCGTACGCCGACCGGCCCGGCCGCGGTTCCCGGGCACGCTGGTCGTCGTCGACGACCTGGTAACCACCGGCTCGAGCCTCGCCGAAGCAACCAGGGCACTGACCGCAGCGGGTCTGGACGTGGCCGGCGCCGCGGTGCTGGCGTCGACCGTGCGCCGCCATCATCCGCCGGCATCATCTGCCCACCCCGTCCGCCCGGATGCGGCGCGTGGTGTTTGA
- a CDS encoding pyridoxal-phosphate dependent enzyme: protein MTEEERRHGVVAVSGGNHGIAVAVMAAALGVAATVVMPQSAPEDSIGRARAAGARVELTDGMPAAFARVDELRTEGLVLVHPFDDEIVVAGQGTVGLELAEDAGQLTDVLVSVGGGGLIAGVAVALKGLRPELRIWGVEPEGARALTDAIGAGRPVPATLSSMISTLSAPQVSQLTLQHAALLEDVLLVSDRDCVAGTLQLADRAKVWIEPADGSLLPAARQVLDRVGPKARLGFVLSGGNATTYDVRRWADRFGL from the coding sequence TTGACCGAGGAGGAGCGCCGACACGGTGTCGTCGCGGTGAGCGGCGGTAATCACGGCATCGCCGTTGCCGTGATGGCTGCCGCGCTCGGCGTCGCGGCGACGGTGGTGATGCCGCAGAGCGCGCCGGAGGACTCGATAGGCCGGGCCCGGGCCGCCGGCGCCAGGGTCGAGCTCACCGACGGCATGCCGGCCGCGTTCGCCCGGGTGGACGAGCTGCGCACCGAGGGTCTGGTGCTGGTCCATCCGTTCGACGACGAGATCGTGGTCGCCGGTCAGGGCACAGTCGGGCTGGAGCTCGCCGAGGATGCCGGGCAGCTGACCGATGTCCTGGTCAGTGTCGGCGGCGGAGGGCTGATCGCCGGGGTCGCCGTGGCGCTGAAGGGGCTCCGTCCGGAGCTGCGCATCTGGGGAGTCGAACCGGAGGGAGCCCGGGCGCTGACTGACGCGATCGGCGCCGGCAGGCCGGTCCCGGCAACGTTGTCGTCCATGATCAGCACGCTCAGCGCACCCCAGGTGTCGCAGCTCACCCTGCAGCACGCGGCCCTGCTGGAGGACGTCCTGCTGGTCAGCGACCGGGACTGTGTCGCCGGAACGCTCCAGCTTGCCGACCGCGCGAAGGTCTGGATCGAACCGGCCGACGGCTCCCTGCTGCCCGCCGCCCGGCAGGTACTGGACCGGGTCGGACCGAAGGCCCGTCTGGGGTTCGTGCTGTCCGGCGGCAACGCCACGACCTACGACGTCCGCCGTTGGGCGGACCGGTTCGGACTGTGA